The genome window AAGCCGATGTTCTTGGTGAACATTTCGAGAGTTGCTTTTGAATCGGCTGGTACTTGTTCTGGTTTTAAAGCGGCAGTTCTTGTCATCATGATCTCCGTAAGTAAAGTAAGTTGCTGATTTCACTAATTGGGGAAGTACATCTTGGAATCTTCCCTCGTGTTAGTAGCCTTCACTTTAGGCTTGCCAGACACAAATTTCGAGACGAGCTTTGCTCAATAGAATGCTCAAAAAGATCAAAATAAAATTTATCAATCCGCAGCACCGCGGCATGGGGTGGTGTGCCTTCTATTTCTTCGAGGCTGCAGACTGAAAGTGAAGACATTACTTCACCTCGCGCGATAGACGTCGACATTGCCCCGGCGTCATTCCCATTTTTTCGGTGAATATTCTCCTGAATGCCGCAACTGATCGATAGCCAACTGCATCAGCCACAGCCTCAGTGGTCATTCCAGGCTTCTTCAGTTCGTTGGCGGCCATGCTCATTCGGATATCCGTCAGAAGTTCTATTGCTGAACGTCCCAGTTTGTCTTGAAAGTGCCGAACGAAGGTAGCGCGTGACATGTTGCACAAGTCGGCCAGATCAGGAAGATTCCACGGACGTGCCGGATTAGTGAACATGGCTGAAATGGCCGGAGTCAATCGTGAATGGCCGGCAAGCGCTAACAGACCTGGCGGTGCCTGTTCGGATTCACTCGCTGCCCGCAGTGCCAATGTGAACAGCGCCGAAGTAAGTGAGTTGAGGATTGCGCATCCGCCTGGTTTATCGCCTGCAGATTCGACGCGCATCAGTTCTACGAGGCTGACTAAGTGGTTCGAAGCAGACTTAATGCTCCCCTCACTGTGGCCATCTATGGCACGCACTATTAAAGTCGCAGGTAGATAATCGTGAATCATCCGATCGTGAGGCGGTTCTATGAAGAATCGCCCACACAGCATGTCCAAATGTTCTCCCGGACTTTCATTTTCGCTGAGCGTCCATCCTGCAGAACCTTGGCGATTGTGGGTAGTCCCCGGCGGATGCCCGCTGCCATCGTGCAGCACATGTGCAGACCCGTGAGGTAACAGCACGATATCGCCGGCCAGCAATTCCCTGTTCGTCTTCGTTTCCGGATCTTCGATAATGGCTCGGCCATTGAGTACGACGTGATAGGGGATTTCATGAGCTGCAGACTGGGACCAAGCCACACGCCATGGGGCGCCATAGGTGCAGTGAACCTCTAGCTTGCCAGTGATGGTGATCATTTGCAGGAGACGGCTTAGCCAGTCGACTTGAGACATAGATCCTCGGAAACTTGAAACGCTGATTGCGGTTGTACACCGGCTCTACGTACGACAGAGTTTAATGCGCGACCTGATCGTACATGTAGAACGTAAATTTTTCCAAGGAATTGGTTTGCACATACGAAGAACCCAGAGGCGTTTCCAAGACTTTTCCTAGACGCCTCTGGGATTTGTTTGCATCACTTTTATGTCCCTCCAGAAGGAGGGGCAATATGACCGGATAAAGTTCAGACGAAATTCAGTACTTCGGTCACCGGACGACGTGGCTTCTGCGCCCAATTTCCTGCACGCTCCACTCCAATGGACAACAGCATAACTGGCACTTCGTTTTTGGTCAATCCGAACTCACGATGTACCCCATCAGCATCGAAACCAATCATCGGCGTCGAGCCCAGGCCGAACGAACGTGCTGCATAGATCATCGCTGCCGCGCCAAAGGTGGCAGTGCGCATTGCTTCGTCGCGCTGACGCTGCGGCTGATCAAAGTAAAGGCCACGTGCAGGGTTCTCCCATTCCGGCACCATCGTTGCTGGCATAACGCCCGCTTTCACCAGTGGCGCTAAGCGCTCCGGTATTACACTGGAATCGGCTAACTGACCGCAGATGATGAAGGTAACGGCCGCTTCAGTAATCGGAGGTTGGCCCCAAGCAATCGGACTCAGCTTAGCTTTAGCTTCCGGTGTACGTACGGCGATGAAGCGCCAGTTCTGCAAGTGGAAAGATGTTGGTGCGGCCGTGCCGATGCGAACGAGCTCATAGATTTGCTCATCGCTTAAGGTGGCGGCAGGGTCGTAATACTTGGCGGAAGAGCGGCTCAAAATACATTCAATGACGGGGTTGGTCTGGGTGGTTCCGTTAAACATGGTTATTCCTAGGGGTGAAGGGATAAGTTGAGGACAAGAAGGTATTTACTTGGCAGGCGTGGTCAGTTCTTTGTCGTTGCTATCAACAACGAATATGGCCAAGAGTTTTGCTGCTTTGGTTTTGCTCGCATTCCGACTTACGGAATGGTTCGCACCTGGCGGTTCAGACCAGCTCTCACCAGCGCGGTACACGCGCACATCACCATCATTGACTTTCGATTCGATCGCACCAGATACCACGTACGCGTATATGAAAGCCGACTTCGCGTGGTTATGAGGTAATGAGGCCGTGCCTGGTGGATACTCGACTTCGACGGCGATGAGTGATTTGCCCGGCAGATTGGGAATTGTTTGTTCAAAATTCGGCTTCACAATTTCGTTGGACTCATGCGCTATAACACCAGTGCTGACGAACATTGCAACTGTTGTGCAAAGTGCAATCAGAATCGGATGAACGATCTTGTTCGAATGTCTCATGTTGACCTTAGAATTTTGAGTGTTAATGTTGGAATATTCTGTACCATCGATGGTATGAATAATAGAACCAAGACGCGCCATTTTTGTGTGTACTAAGAAAGATGGAGTGGTGGACGCTTCATACTCACAAGTTCCATCACATCATGCAGATCATCTGCAGATGAGATCGCAAGTGTCAGCCATTTCCCATCAGTGTATGTTCGAGCTTCATCGTAGAACTTAAGCAATTGAGGGCTCCAGGCATAACGCCGCTCTTCAAACTTTTCTCGCTCCGCGCCACCCAAAACCACCAGAACTGAAAACTGTCTGAATGCGGGTATTAACGTACAGAACGCCTTAGTCTTCTTGTAGCGAAGAGACCAACCGCGTTTCTTGCCGCCATAGATCCAATCTGGTTCGAAGACATCCGGGTAGGAAGCCCCGATCCAGTTCCTCATCTCATTCCAATGCTTGAATGCCTCCTGTCCGATCCAGTTGCGGATTGTGCGTTCATCGGGGGGCGTTAATTTGTCGGAGATTCTCTCGCCAATTTGGGGAGACTGTTCCATGTTGCTTTCCTCATGTTTCAAATTTATTGCTCTGGTGTAGCGGATGTATACTCTTCCTGCAAATGAGATTGGCCTCTTGGATTTTTCTTGTGTATATCGCGTTGACCTTAGAATATCGCACAGTAATTTGAAAATATTCTGTACCATCGATGGTGTGAAAAAAAGAACCAAGACTTCCCATTTTTGTGTGTACTAAGAATATGAATCCAAATCTGAAAATTCAACTTGATCGGACAGCGAAGTTGTCGTTGTCTGAGCAAATTTGTGTAAGCATTTGCCGGGCAATAGAGTCAGGTCTTCTTGCACCTGGAACTCGATTACCCTCATGGCAGGGTCTAGCCGCACAGCTTGGTGTGGCTCGTGGCACAGTTCAAGCGGCCTATGAACGGTTATCTGATTCTCAGATGATCGAAACCTTCGGGGCAAAGGGAACTCGCGTAGCTCCGCGACTTCACACGACGGCTGGAAAACCAGAAGCGCCGCAACCCGGGGCTTTTATGAAAACCTATCAGGAGATGATGGCCGGTCCGGCGATCTTTCAGCTCGGCATTCCAGCGATGGAAGGGTTCCCGGATAAACTTTTCGCACGTGCACGCTCTTCCAATTTATTGAAGACTGGATCTTTTTCATCACTGGTTTATCCAGATCCGAGAGGAGAGATTGAACTGCGTAAAGAGGTCGCAGGCTATCTCTCCATTTCTAGAAATCTTCACTGCTTTCCGGAGCAGGTGTTTATTACTTCAGGATACAGTTCTGGCTTAGGTCTTGTACTACGCGTGTTAGGTTTGGATGGTCGAAAGGTTTGGATGGAAGAACCTGGTTTCCTTCTTACCCGGAAGGGATTGGAGCTCGCTCGTTTGAATATTGTTCCAGTACCAGTGGACGCCGAAGGTCTCGATGTGGACTACGGAATCAAGAACGCCGCGGACGCCGCGTTAGCCGTGGTGACGCCTGGACAACAAGCGCCATTGGGTACAACTCTGTCTTTGAGACGACGGCTTCAATTACTTGAGTGGGCAGCAGCGAATAACGCCTGGATCATCGAAGATGATTACCTCAGTGAGTTGCAACTAGAAGGCAGACCAGCACCTGCTTTAGCATCTTTGGACGAAGGAAAAAGAGTTATCCATATAGGTTCTTTCAGCAAGACTATTAGTCCAGGGCTGCGACTTGGATTTGTAGTTGTACCAGTCGAATTGGCTGAGGCATTTTCCGAGATAGTTGCAACACTTGCTCCTGCTCCATCGCCCGTAATTCAACTCGCCACGGCTCAATTTATGCATGATGGGCACTACATTCAGCGGGTACGTCGACTCAAGCGTCTATATTCTGCACAGAGTGACGGGTTATGCGAACAGTTACGAATGCGTGATGCAGAATGGATTAAGGCGGGTTTGGCAGTACTTCTCAGACTTCCTGCCGGCGCGCCCGACGTGCAAATCGTTCGGGAAGCAAGGAACATTGGTATCGCACCGTCGCCTTTGTCGGCGTGGTTTGCTACTCCATCTAGAGCCTTACCCGGTCTTTTACTCGGCATTGCTTCTGCACCTGAACGGTACGTCGCTAAATCGTGTCGCCAATTGTTCGAGATTATCGACCGATATTGCTAACTAAAAATTGCTTGGACAAGTATTCATCAATCCAAAAGAATACGATATTGATCCTATTTTAGAAGTAACTTTGACATGACGTCGCGTAACACTACTGCTTGATTGTGTTGTTCATCTTTAGCGCCGTATACGAGCGTTATCGACCGACCGGCAGCATCTGCGAGTAATAATTGCATTTGCTGCAATTTTTCTGTCTCAGCAAGTTCGCTTCGATAGCGTTGCTGGAAAACTTCCCAATGTTGCGGCTCGTGTCCGAACCATTTTCGCAATTCGTCGGTCGGTGCCAGTTCGCGCGCCCATTGATCAAGTTTGAGTGATTCTTTGCTACGTCCGCGAGGCCAGAGACGGTCAACCAACACTCGATATCCATCATTTTCGGATGGATCTTCATATGCTCGACGAATCGAAATCACTGAGGGTTTATTGGCTAAATTGGACATTTTCTGTTCCTCAACGATTCATTCAATCAAGACGTTTTTGCACCGTATCACGCAAAATCGGCAAAAGTTTACTTTCGAACCAGGGATTGCGAGTCATCCAACTAACGCAACGCCATGACGGATGCGGCAACGGAAAAAAAGCGGGTAAAAAAGAGGCAAACGCTTCGACTCTATCCGTTTGTAATCGAGGAGCCGTTGGCGGCAAATAGCGCGCTTGCGCATAACTTCCAACTAACAATGTCAAATGATCCGGCGGTAGTTGTGCCAAAATTTTGTCATGCCACAGTGGTGCGCATTCGGGACGTGGTGGTAAATCGCCACTTTTTCCTTTACCTGGATAACAAAATCCCATTGGCATGATGGCGACTTTTTCTGGATTGTAAAAATCTTGTGGTGATATACCAAGCCATTCTCGCAAACGCGCGCCGCTTTGATCGTCCCAGGGAATGCCACTGGCATGAACCTTCGTACCAGGCGCTTGTGAGATGATCAAAATTCGCGCCGTTCTGCTGAATTGCACCACCGGACGAGGGCCTAAGGGTAAATTTGGGGCGCAGTTAGTACAGGCAGCAATTTCCGCATGTAGCATTTTCGTACTTCGAACCATTTTTCTTACCTGGAAGTTTTTCGAGAAGTTGCGACGGGTGGTACTGACGTCGGATAAACAATACTATCCCACTCGTTGATAAATGCTTTACGCTTTAAATATTTCGCGATACTGAGTACTACGGTTGGTGAGCTACCATTCTAATGTTGAAAGTTTCAAGGAGAGCGAAATGGGATTGTGGGATGCTATTTGTGACAATGTTCTTTGCCCAGTGGGAGATGTAATTAAGGATGTCGTCGAGGGAACTGGTCGTGGAATCGATAAAGCAGTCAATGTGGTGGTAATCGATGGTGTCTGCGGAAGCATTGATAAAGTGGTTGAAGTTGTTTCAGAAAATCCTGGAAAAACAGCGCTTGTTGCAGGTGTTGCGGTAGTCACTGGCGGAGCCGCATTTGCGTTCGCGGGGCCAATTGCTGCAACTTTAGGAAGCGCGGGTGTACTTGGTTCGGCTAGCACTGGAACCGCAATCAGTGCTTTAACGGGCGCAGCATTGGAAAGTGCATCTTTAGCTGCTCTCGGTGGTGGTGCATTAGCTGCTGGTGGTAGTGGAATGGCTGCTGGCGCAACTGCTGTTGCCGTAAGTGGCGTCGCTGTAGGTGGTGTTGCATCGAGTGTTGTTGTTTCTAATGTCTGACTATATTTGACGAAGTTCTCTGATGCCGCATTTATTGCCGCATCAGAGAGATCTATGGCAGCAATGCTACTTAACTTGCATCACTCTTCATCGGAAGATAACGAGAGGACCATGCGGTAATTAGATCGGCGACATAGTCGGCATCCCGACGTTGCGTCAGCAAATGGTCTGCATCATCCAGAGAAATGAAGCTCTTAGGATGTTTGGCTGCGGTGAAGATATTCGCAGCATTTTCTATATATACCGTGTCGTCGCTAGGTGCGTGCATCACCAACAATGGCCGTTTCAAGGCCGCGATGTGCGAGCGCAAATCGTGCTCGCGTAAAGCATCAATTAAATTCTTGCGTACAACAAAAGGACGACCAGCTAGATGAACTTCGGCCTCGCCGTCTGCTTCGATCTTTTCCAAAGCAGCCGGATCGAACTGATGCAGCACATGCTTTAAATCGTATGGTGCTCCGATCGTCACGACGGCACGAATATTAGGCATCGTGCCTGCTGCCATCAATGATGCTGCGCCTCCCAAACTATGACCGATTAATAATGAAGGTTCCTTACCAGCCGCCGTCATAGCCTGGCCGGCAGCAACTAAATCAGCCACATCAGCGGCAAAGGTCGAATCACCGAATTTGCCCTGACTAGCACCCAATCCAGCAAAATCAAAACGCAAGACACCGACACCACGTGCGCCCAAAGCACGTGTTGTCCGCGTCGCGGCAAGACTGTCTTTGCCACAGGTAAAGCAGTGCGCAAAAATCGCCCATGCATTAGGTGTTTCGGGCCCTTCAATGCGACCAGATAGTCGGTAACCTTTAGGTCCTTCAAAATCAAATATCTGCGATGCCATGGTCATCCTTTATATGCAATTTCTAACTTCGTCAATTTAGATGCATGCTACTTTATTTTGTGGAATGTTTGCCAGTGGATTAGATTTCATACTCTCATTGAGATGCTACTGCCTTCTTTTTGATTCTTATTGAATTCAACAAACAAGATATAGGGACACGCATTAATAGGGCTGCAGAATTTTTTTGCGAATCGACTCGTGTTAGGATTTCGCGCACCGTTTAACGATTAAAGGTAAGAATGTCCAGCAATCCTGCTACAAAAGCGCATAAGCTGAAAATCGATCTCCAGTACTATGATGCCAAACACCAATCGTTGCTGGCAGAAGGGACTTACCGGACGCTTGGCACTGCTGCCAAAGTAAAGTCATTTAAAACGACAAGTGAAATTTTCCTGGCAGATTTCCTGAACTACTTCTTGATTCATCGGGCCAACAATCCTAGCTATGCTACTTATAAAGCTCGACGCAAGTATCTTAAACAAGCTAGCGATTGGATAGACGGCGTCCTTAATATCAATGACACGATCAATTGCCTACAGGGTAGCGAAGGTCTGCAAGAGAAAGTAGGTGAAGCAGTAAGTCTTTCTGTTGCGAGTGTTATGTTTGGATTGACGGCGGCAGATTGGACAACGATTCCTGAGCAACGCGGGCTGACCGCTCATCCGACGTTTGACTTCGAGCGAATTTTGGTGGGGATCACGAACAAGAATGAAGTCATTCAGATCGAGGCGAAGGGGAGCTTCGTCAAGGACAACAACGTAAATCAGGAAGCCGTCGTAGCACAAGCTCGAAAAATCGAAAAAAAGAAAATCAAAATTGCAAAGGCGGGCGCTTACAAACATCCCGCATTTGCACGCTATGGGATGATCGCCTCTATAGATCCAAGCAATACTGCGAAATGCCTGTTACTCGATCCGCCAAGCGATCAGGTGCCGGGTAATCCTAGCGATATCAAGATCGCCAGTCGGTTGGAATATGTCGCTTCGATTGTATCTCTGTTAGCGCCAAAAGCCAGTCTGGCAGATGCCCTAGAAACACGTGCGGCACTGTGGCGGCAAGGGAAGGCATCAGACGAACCTGAGACTCTTCGCTCAAAAACAGGGCACGCATATACCGCGCGTAACTATGTGGAGGATTTCTTTGCGAATGGCAAAGTGTGGATGGAGGATCGCGACATAGTCGGTCAGGTTTACTGTAATAAATCCGGTCGAGCATTCTTCCTCGGCTTACACGGAGATGTGATCCGTACTGCAATCCAACAAGACCCCAAAGTGATCATTCAGGCACACTACGAGCCGAGCTCGAAGCAGTTAGAGATTCTTGCAAGGCCAGTTCACTTAGATCAAGACATAAAAGACGCACCTCGTTATATGTCCATGATCTTTCATACAGCGTCCAGCGGAGTGGTTCTTGGCTTTCCCAGTGATAGTTATTCTGGACTCGGATGATGGCATTGGCTCTCGGCGAACTGCACCCGAAAATCGATATTGAATGTTGATCTACATGATGTGATGAAGCTTGTGAGTATGAAGTGTCCTTCGCTCTCTCAATCTTGGTACACACAAAAATTTGGAATCTTGGTCCTTTTATTCATGTCATTGATGGTACAAAATATTTTTACATTAATGCCAAAATTCTAAAATTGACATGAGATACACGAGCGAAACTCAAACCACAAAGCTCGTCTGCAGGAAGCGAAAGCTTCAATCCCACAAGAACAATAAATTTGAGACATCAAATGTTTAAATTATTCGTAGCGCAGCCATCCCATTTTTTAACACACCACAATGGATAGCAATCAAATTGCACGATCCATGAGCGAGTCTGGACAAAAGACTGATTTGTCCTGCGCCGAAGCTGCGGGAGCTATGGTTGGAATTCTCACTAGACTTCAGTCTCAAATAGCAGGTGACGATTTAAATTATTTGATAGCACTCGGAGGAGTACTATTTCGAGAAGGATTAAGGGAATTTGAAGGGTCAAAAAAGGCTCAAGAAATTATTCATAAGGCACGGTCTTTACAAAAACAATAATTGTTGATTGCTGTCGAGTTGTCCGCCAAATTTTTTTGGCATTTACTTACTTTATTCGAATCATGTCGATTTCATATCCAGCGTACCCACTTTCCCGCTCAGTAACAGATCTAGATGTTTTCATCGCTCGGACTGCTCATGACCTTATTAATTGCTTTATTGGCTTATGTCCCAGTAAGACGTCTAGAGATTACCAACACGATGTGTTTGCGAAGGTCCAGGTTATTGATGACCCTCGAATTGAAAACCCTTCTGAAATCTTTATGCAATTCTTGGATGAGTCCGAGCGGGGTAAGGATTTTGTGGAGATAACCCAGGCACCTTTGTTAAACGCCACGGCTTATTATTGTCGGGCATTGGATGCGAACGACAAAGGTCTAACTTTCGCTGCTTGGTCGTATTTGGTTGACGCCAATTATTGGTGTGGGTTTTCCTCTTCTTACAGAGGTGTAGCGAATGCGAGAGAGAACACTATTGCAGATACTACAGTGCAAGTGAAAACTCAGCAGAGTTCAAAGGCTGGAACTGGCAAAGGGATAAAGAGCATGCCCTACAAGTTGGAAGCGGAACAGCTTGCGCGCACGATGAAAAAAAGATGGCCATCTCGCCGGCAAGCCACACTCGGCGTTTTGGATAAGCTCAATCAAGATTATGCTAAACGTAATCAATCATTTCCGCTGAAGTACGACGCAATTTTCATTCATTTTGGAACGCTAAAAGACGCCAACGAGCTGTTCGATAAATAAACGAAACTGCGATATCTCCTGCAAGCCAACTAGTACCTGCATTTAAGTAGCAAATGGTTCACGCCATTTGCGCTTTTCATCACTTCCCGATCCCCTTAAGCAGTATCTCTTACTGTCCCCGCATACTTCATTGTCGTCGCTCTGGCTCGGCGATGTGACGTATTTTCTTCTTTCCCATATCACCAGTTCTATTTTCTGTCATGAAGATATTCAAGAATCTCGTTACGAGATTCTTGAATATCTTCATTTCCGTTCGCGCTTGATTTTTCTAAACTTGTCTCGTTGTAACCAACTTCATTCAAGGAGAAATAAATGCATACAACAGCCAATTTTTTAACCAATGTAATTCGTATCAAACGGCTTAAGGAGAAGACCGGTTTAGGAAACAGCAGCGTATATAACAAGCTCAATTTCAAAAGCAAATACTACGATTGTGATTTTCCGAAACCTATCCAGTTAGGGGTCAGTTCAGTGGGATGGATCGAAGGGGAGGTAGATATTTGGCTCAGCAGCCGTCAACGCACGAAAGCCTAAGACTCAATCTACATAACTTATAAACAGGAAAGAAAACGTGAAAACACCAAATCAAGAAGCAGCATCATCGGACTTAACAACGCAACAGTTCATTGATCAGCTGGATGCCTTACAGCCTTGCGCGCAACAGAAAAACACCGCGCACTTTCAAAAACTGTATCCGGCAATCGAGCGTGCATTGTCTCGCAAGGTCTCACAGAAGCAACTTGTATCTCAATTAGAAAAGATGGATTTGAAACTGTCCATTGGCGGCTTTCGTGCGCAGTTAAAGGCAGAGCAGGATCGTCGAAAAGAGTGCGGGGATGTTTTGCCGTGCAGTTTATGTGGATCACTTTTGCCACATATGGAGAAAGTCAGTAGCAGCATTGCTGCCGCGTTTGCTAACAAAGATATGAATAAGTAACGAGCAGGGGTGTGACGCAGTTCATTCTGTGCGCACCCAACGACATGAATGACATGCAGCCATGCTGCAGACAATACTAACAAGGATACAAATGAAATCTAAAGCGAAACGCAATTTGACTACAGCACTCAAAGTGAATCGTTCAATGTTAAACGAAGACAAAAACATGCTGAAGTTATGTCAAGACAGTAAAAACTCCGAATCTGCCAACTCCATACATGCAAGCTGGCCGGCTGCAATTCCACGTCGATCGTCCGCAATATATAACCTGACTTTTGCAGAGACTGGCACGCGTAAATCACTTGTGCAAGGTCATCTCAGCTCTATGATCGATCAGCTCGTGACGGAGGTAGAACGTGAATAATTTTCTTGAGCCGTTTCCTTATCCAAAACGTTATTACGTTGATGTTCAGGATTCTATCGAAGAGTTGATACAAAACGTACAAGCGCCCGATGCATTGATTGCCATGGAAGTTGGCAGTTGCATGAGCATCGTTACCCAACCGTTATATGACGTTCGTCTGCCTACAGGGCAAGTTCGCCCTCTATCAATGAATTGGGCTGTGATAGCAGATTCCGGTGAGCGCAAATCGGCAGTGCATGCCATTGTAGCCAAGCCGATTTATGAATTCGATCAAAAGATGAAGGATAAATACGACGTTCAATTTGAACATTACAGAGCGGAGTTGGATTTTTGGAAATCAGTTTTGTCAGGACTCAAGCAGAGGCTCGTTAAGCTGACGCGCGAAGACGCATGCATCAAGGATATCAAAGAGCGCATGTTGGTACATGCGAAAGCAAAGCCTGTAAAGCCGAGA of Janthinobacterium sp. Marseille contains these proteins:
- a CDS encoding AraC family transcriptional regulator, which encodes MSQVDWLSRLLQMITITGKLEVHCTYGAPWRVAWSQSAAHEIPYHVVLNGRAIIEDPETKTNRELLAGDIVLLPHGSAHVLHDGSGHPPGTTHNRQGSAGWTLSENESPGEHLDMLCGRFFIEPPHDRMIHDYLPATLIVRAIDGHSEGSIKSASNHLVSLVELMRVESAGDKPGGCAILNSLTSALFTLALRAASESEQAPPGLLALAGHSRLTPAISAMFTNPARPWNLPDLADLCNMSRATFVRHFQDKLGRSAIELLTDIRMSMAANELKKPGMTTEAVADAVGYRSVAAFRRIFTEKMGMTPGQCRRLSREVK
- a CDS encoding nitroreductase family protein; the encoded protein is MFNGTTQTNPVIECILSRSSAKYYDPAATLSDEQIYELVRIGTAAPTSFHLQNWRFIAVRTPEAKAKLSPIAWGQPPITEAAVTFIICGQLADSSVIPERLAPLVKAGVMPATMVPEWENPARGLYFDQPQRQRDEAMRTATFGAAAMIYAARSFGLGSTPMIGFDADGVHREFGLTKNEVPVMLLSIGVERAGNWAQKPRRPVTEVLNFV
- a CDS encoding cupin domain-containing protein; the protein is MFVSTGVIAHESNEIVKPNFEQTIPNLPGKSLIAVEVEYPPGTASLPHNHAKSAFIYAYVVSGAIESKVNDGDVRVYRAGESWSEPPGANHSVSRNASKTKAAKLLAIFVVDSNDKELTTPAK
- a CDS encoding DUF3788 domain-containing protein → MEQSPQIGERISDKLTPPDERTIRNWIGQEAFKHWNEMRNWIGASYPDVFEPDWIYGGKKRGWSLRYKKTKAFCTLIPAFRQFSVLVVLGGAEREKFEERRYAWSPQLLKFYDEARTYTDGKWLTLAISSADDLHDVMELVSMKRPPLHLS
- a CDS encoding PLP-dependent aminotransferase family protein; this encodes MNPNLKIQLDRTAKLSLSEQICVSICRAIESGLLAPGTRLPSWQGLAAQLGVARGTVQAAYERLSDSQMIETFGAKGTRVAPRLHTTAGKPEAPQPGAFMKTYQEMMAGPAIFQLGIPAMEGFPDKLFARARSSNLLKTGSFSSLVYPDPRGEIELRKEVAGYLSISRNLHCFPEQVFITSGYSSGLGLVLRVLGLDGRKVWMEEPGFLLTRKGLELARLNIVPVPVDAEGLDVDYGIKNAADAALAVVTPGQQAPLGTTLSLRRRLQLLEWAAANNAWIIEDDYLSELQLEGRPAPALASLDEGKRVIHIGSFSKTISPGLRLGFVVVPVELAEAFSEIVATLAPAPSPVIQLATAQFMHDGHYIQRVRRLKRLYSAQSDGLCEQLRMRDAEWIKAGLAVLLRLPAGAPDVQIVREARNIGIAPSPLSAWFATPSRALPGLLLGIASAPERYVAKSCRQLFEIIDRYC
- a CDS encoding DUF488 family protein yields the protein MSNLANKPSVISIRRAYEDPSENDGYRVLVDRLWPRGRSKESLKLDQWARELAPTDELRKWFGHEPQHWEVFQQRYRSELAETEKLQQMQLLLADAAGRSITLVYGAKDEQHNQAVVLRDVMSKLLLK
- a CDS encoding uracil-DNA glycosylase family protein, whose translation is MVRSTKMLHAEIAACTNCAPNLPLGPRPVVQFSRTARILIISQAPGTKVHASGIPWDDQSGARLREWLGISPQDFYNPEKVAIMPMGFCYPGKGKSGDLPPRPECAPLWHDKILAQLPPDHLTLLVGSYAQARYLPPTAPRLQTDRVEAFASFLPAFFPLPHPSWRCVSWMTRNPWFESKLLPILRDTVQKRLD
- a CDS encoding alpha/beta hydrolase, whose protein sequence is MASQIFDFEGPKGYRLSGRIEGPETPNAWAIFAHCFTCGKDSLAATRTTRALGARGVGVLRFDFAGLGASQGKFGDSTFAADVADLVAAGQAMTAAGKEPSLLIGHSLGGAASLMAAGTMPNIRAVVTIGAPYDLKHVLHQFDPAALEKIEADGEAEVHLAGRPFVVRKNLIDALREHDLRSHIAALKRPLLVMHAPSDDTVYIENAANIFTAAKHPKSFISLDDADHLLTQRRDADYVADLITAWSSRYLPMKSDAS
- a CDS encoding AlpA family phage regulatory protein, with the translated sequence MHTTANFLTNVIRIKRLKEKTGLGNSSVYNKLNFKSKYYDCDFPKPIQLGVSSVGWIEGEVDIWLSSRQRTKA